Proteins co-encoded in one Aspergillus flavus chromosome 2, complete sequence genomic window:
- a CDS encoding putative zinc binding dehydrogenase, with translation MAPATMKAIQIQQYNEPYHISDVPIPKPKPHQVLVRIQAAGFCHTDLMALNNEFNTKLPFIGSHEPAGIIEEVGSEVTGFQRGDRVGCINFDSVCGKCADCKAGLPIYCDAPLMKGITTDGGWAEYMVADARFLVKLPDDMEFKVAAPLMCAGISIYGGIVRADVPKGGSVGIVGIGGLGHLGTQIAKCMGYKVAAIDVKQSALDAVASYEHYPDVLILATDTVEKSLEKIDGVTSSEYSGLDATVLATDHPAAFELAAALTRKHGTMVLLGQPEKGITMSYQTVIYKDIKLVGSLVADTAQAQELVELFHRNRLHVEITEWKMEEAEQMRQWYCSGASSGKNVIVMD, from the exons ATGGCACCCGCAACAATGAAAGCCATCCAAATTCAACAATACAACGAACCCTACCATATCTCCGACGTGCCCATCCCCAAACCAAAGCCACACCAGGTTCTAGTCCGCATCCAAGCCGCGGGGTTCTGCCATACGGACCTCATGGCATTGAACAATGAATTCAACACAAAACTACCTTTCATCGGATCCCATGAGCCCGCCGGGATCATTGAAGAGGTAGGATCGGAAGTTACGGGCTTCCAGCGAGGTGATAGAGTGGGTTGTATCAATTTCGACAGCGTCTGTG GTAAATGCGCGGATTGTAAAGCGGGTCTCCCGATCTACTGCGATGCGCCTTTAATGAAGGGTATTACGACGGATGGCGGCTGGGCTGAGTATATGGTTGC TGACGCTCGTTTTTTGGTCAAGCTCCCAGATGACATGGAGTTCAAGGTTGCTGCGCCCTTGATGTGTGCTGGTATAAGTATCTATGGGGGGATTGTTCGAGCGGACGTCCCCAAGGGGGGGTCTGTTGGGATTGTCGGGATCGGTGGATTGGGCCATCTTGGGACGCAGATTGCTAAGTGCATG GGTTACAAGGTGGCGGCAATCGACGTGAAGCAGTCCGCTCTAGATGCAGTCGCATCTTATGAGCATTACCCCGATGTCTTGATCCTGGCTACGGATACAGTTGAGAAGTCCCTGGAAAAGATCGACGGGGTGACTTCATCCGAGTACTCGGGGCTGGATGCCACCGTGCTTGCGACGGATCATCCAGCTGCGTTCGAGCTGGCGGCGGCTCTGACCAGGAAACATGGGACTATGGTGCTTTTGGGTCAGCCTGAGAAGGGAATCACCATGTCTTATCAGACGGTCATCTATAAGGATATTAAGCTGGTTGGTTCATTGGTTGCTGATACTGCGCAGGCGCAGGAGCTGGTTGAGTTGTTCCATCGGAATAGGCTTCATGTTGAGATCACGGAGtggaagatggaggaagcTGAGCAGATGAGGCAGTGGTATTGCTCGGGAGCATCCAGTGGGAAGAATGTCATAGTTATGGACTAG
- a CDS encoding putative peroxisomal membrane protein receptor Pex19 (unnamed protein product), with protein sequence MSTPSALPVNAGDPQPNDSAPATTPAENVKTATTSATPAPETPAQSADKPQAQPQQPKQAIDDDDDDDESDLDELDDVLDDFNKPKPAPAPAPAPSASSQPAIAPEANDFDEETFMKLLEKDMANMMGHAAKESGTSDDKGFEDTINQGADAFTKQLEESGIPPGDFIKQLLADVMAEEEGGDATAKAAGAAPSTGSAGSSSGGAGARAPPPESFNDAIQQTMNRMKESGDKATAAASEDDPNDLMAQLMKAVALNVDGEEEDGGFMNLVSSLMEQLSNKEMLYEPMKELNGKFGPWLLENKGNKKFTDEEWERFEKQAAISSQIVAKFEEPGYTDEDPKCREYVWQKMQEMQAAGSPPEELVANPFGEENTGPGGMPDCPQQ encoded by the exons ATGTCCACCCCATCGGCATTGCCCGTCAATGCGGGCGATCCCCAACCGAACGACTCTGCGCCCGCTACCACCCCAGCAGAAAATGTAAAGACGGCGACGACGAGCGCAACGCCTGCCCCAGAGACACCAGCGCAGTCTGCAGATAAGCCACAAGCGCAGCCCCAGCAACCGAAACAAGCaattgacgatgatgatgacgacgacgaatCGGACCTGGATGAATTGGATG ATGTGCTCGATGACTTCAACAAGCCGAAACCGGCCCCCGCCCCCGCCCCTGCCCCTAGCGCTTCATCTCAACCTGCGATTGCGCCAGAAGCCAACGACTTCGACGAAGAAACCTTCATGAAATTGCTTGAGAAAGACATGGCGAACATGATGGGCCACGCTGCCAAGGAGTCCGGGACATCGGACGACAAGGGCTTCGAAGACACTATCAACCAGGGCGCGGACGCCTTCACGAAGCAACTGGAGGAGAGCGGGATTCCGCCCGGTGACTTCATCAAGCAGCTCCTGGCGGATGTgatggctgaagaagagggtggAGATGCCACCGCTAAAGCCGCAGGAGCTGCACCATCTACCGGCAGTGCTGGGTCTTCATCtggtggagctggagctAGGGCGCCGCCGCCTGAGTCGTTTAATGATGCTATCCAGCAGACGATGAACCGTATGAAGGAGTCCGGAGACAAAGCTACGGCGGCAGCGTCAGAAGATGATCCGAACGATCTCATGGCGCAGCTGATGAAGGCCGTTGCACTTAATGTAGatggtgaggaggaggacggAGGTTTTATGAATCTAGTTTCTTCGTTGATGGAGCAGTTGTCGAACAAGGAAATGCTGTATGAGCCTATGAAGGAGCTGAATGGGAAGTTTGGGCCCTGGCTGCTGGAGAACAAGGGCAATAAGAAGTTTACCGATGAGGAATGGGAGCGGTTTGAGAAGCAAGCGGCTATTTCGTCGCAGATTGTGGCCAAATTTGAAGAGCCAGGTTACACGGATGAAGATCCTAAGTGTCGCGAGTATGTGTGGcagaagatgcaggag ATGCAAGCTGCCGGAAGTCCGCCGGAAGAACTCGTCGCGAATCCATTTGGGGAGGAAAACACAGGCCCCGGTGGTATGCCGGACTGCCCCCAGCAATAG
- a CDS encoding uncharacterized protein (expressed protein): MPQDLTVREMTTSMLMIISTLLLIFGARALILDPVGLVYAPASIGKRQAFTGTLGASTPLVTNTGDSERPYGVDGDTFTDYESAASRSCNNQFDSCQKIANTDQSSTFSLQDCQDQLNSCMSTVSSTNIAAQGATIASAPTASSSTTDATTTVTAQLAQTTIPYDSEYDLVCDL; this comes from the exons ATGCCACAAGATTTAACAGTCCGAGAAATGACAACTTCAATGTTGATGATCATCAGcactcttcttctgatcttTGGCGCGCGCGCCCTTATCCTGGATCCAGTCGGGCTGGTATACGCGCCAGCCTCTATCGGCAAGCGACAG GCATTTACTGGAACATTGGGGGCCTCTACACCTCTT GTCACGAACACAGGCGATTCTGAAAGGCCGTATGGCGTGGATGGCGATACGTTT ACGGATTATGAATCAGCAGCCTCGAGAAG CTGCAACAACCAATTCGACTCTTGCCAGAAG ATAGCCAACACGGACCAGTCATCAACCTTCTCCCTCCAAGATTGTCAGGATCAATTAA ACAGTTGCATGTCGACAGTATCATCTACGAACATAGCGGCACAGGGTGCTACCATAGCCTCTGCGCCGACAGCAAGCAGCTCGACAACCGATGCGACGACCACTGTAACCGCGCAATTAGCCCAAACCACAATCCCATACGACTCGGAATACGACCTTGTCTGCGATCTCTAA
- the midA gene encoding midA has protein sequence MRVSSLSFLLYSLSLLAAVSGQSVAATGGDVATSKDAAPTKTDATTTSTSSTSSTSSTSSESTESTSTTSETKPTTTKADPTTTSESDSSTSTTDPPKTTANQPTKTSASTTSGPTTDSNNNNDNNSQTTADNSSKTTQTPVVKTLTTIQTVSGTPVHTTLTTTSSAPVGATDSPSLNGEEKDSKSSGLSSNQKKTIIGVVVGVGGAILIGALGVVAWRIHARKRNAHDNDEATDLMSGTAVGSGLREKAPSPGAGGTPFKSTLDQYHNPGPVNAASNF, from the coding sequence ATGCGAGTCTCGAGTCTTTCGTTCCTCTTATACTCTTTGTCCCTGTTAGCCGCTGTCTCCGGTCAGAGCGTAGCGGCTACGGGCGGAGATGTCGCTACCTCTAAGGATGCCGCACCTACCAAGACTGATGCTACCACAACATCCACATCGTCTACATCATCAActtcttcgacttcgtcCGAATCTACAGAAAGCACTTCGACAACTAGTGAGACCAAGCCAACGACCACCAAGGCTGACCCCACAACAACATCGGAATCAGACTCGTCAACTTCCACCACAGACCCCCCTAAAACCACGGCCAACCAGCCGACTAAGACATCGGCATCAACCACTAGCGGACCTACAACTGatagcaacaacaacaacgaCAACAACTCCCAAACTACAGCAGACAACAGCTCGAAAACTACCCAAACCCCTGTTGTGAAGACCCTCACTACTATCCAGACGGTCAGTGGAACACCTGTACACACCACGCTTACCACCACCTCGTCCGCTCCTGTAGGCGCGACCGACTCTCCTTCCCTGAacggggaagagaaggattcGAAGAGCTCGGGTCTCTCTTCtaaccagaagaagaccatcattggtgttgttgttggtgtagGTGGTGCAATCTTGATCGGTGCTCTTGGTGTGGTCGCCTGGAGGATTCACGCACGCAAGCGTAATGCCCACGACAACGATGAAGCTACAGACCTCATGAGCGGTACCGCTGTCGGCTCAGGCCTTCGAGAGAAGGCACCCAGCCCCGGCGCTGGTGGAACACCTTTCAAGAGCACTTTGGACCAATACCATAACCCCGGTCCTGTCAATGCCGCATCGAATTTCTAA